The Schizosaccharomyces pombe strain 972h- genome assembly, chromosome: I genome contains a region encoding:
- the vps51 gene encoding GARP complex subunit Vps51, with protein MSSKRRQALRDFYNLPGSNSSSSTVSTTRKPSSSNTVSPVEETALDKVDPEFSDPNFDSNAYVSKFMEKATPAELLQRDKSLVASIQGLSVDHRSLVYNHYKHLLEASDAINSFCKNLNTLLPALNDAYQACPKPTRKNGNNDTYSAPQSFNGNEFSAP; from the coding sequence ATGTCAAGTAAACGCCGTCAAGCTTTAAGAGACTTTTATAATCTACCTGGTTCAAATAGCTCATCTTCAACTGTTTCTACAACTCGAAAACCGTCTAGCTCTAATACCGTTTCGCCAGTGGAAGAAACAGCATTAGATAAAGTTGATCCAGAGTTCTCAGATCCAAATTTCGATTCAAATGCTTACGTTTCTAAATTTATGGAGAAAGCCACACCAGCCGAATTATTGCAGCGTGATAAATCTTTGGTTGCTTCGATTCAAGGGCTTTCTGTCGACCATAGATCTTTGGTATATAATCATTATAAGCATTTGTTAGAAGCTAGTGATGCAATTAActctttttgtaaaaatttaaatacaCTTCTACCTGCATTAAACGATGCTTATCAGGCATGTCCAAAGCCTACAAGGAAAAATGGAAATAATGATACGTATTCAGCTCCCCAATCTTTTAATGGAAATGAATTTTCAGCGCCATAG
- the chl1 gene encoding ATP-dependent DNA helicase Chl1 gives MCHSKEVKFKTNFHHPYTPYDIQLEFMRSLYSSISDGKIGIFESPTGTGKSLSLICASLTWLDEHGGVLLEDNEKSNDNKSNTSSKIPDWVLEQDLKIQKDLVKETHARLEQRLEEIRKRNQSRKNQMSNNSTTYHRETKRRNINAEASTSDNCNNSNTSVDPMDEYLVTAEYTMPSTSEQSEDLFNNGYSSKVSELLRKLSPDNEKPPIVQKIYFTSRTHSQLQQLVQEIKKLNNQTFSTPIRVVSLASRKNLCINNEVRKLRPTSALNEKCIELQGSAHKCPFLQDNTQLWDFRDEALAEIMDIEELVELGQRLKVCPYYGTREAVDSAQIVTLPYPLLLQESARNALNLTLKDNICIIDEAHNLIDAICSMHSSSISFRQVCIAETQLQQYFLRFEKRLNGNNRMHIKQLIKVVYNLKSFFLNCLETNTNSKVINVDSLLVSNGADQINLHHLSEYLNVSKLARKVDGYTKYMHSLGTQELESLNDLRSERFSNGNGYEEDPYTPVLMQLESFLLNIANPAPEGKLFYEKQTGDNPYLKYLLLDPSKHVEILTEQCRSVNLAGGTMSPIDDFITLLFSDEQSRILPFSCDHIVPPENITTILVSQGPAGVPFEFTHKRKDDENLLKDLGRTFQNFISIIPDGVVVFFPSFAFLQQAVKVWEMNGITNRLNAKKPLFIESKDFGDNPLDTFEHYKQSVDAGLSGMLFSVIGGRLSEGINFSDKLGRAVMVVGMPFPNSQDVEWQAKVSYVEEKAKEKGINAKQASQEFYENTCMRAVNQSIGRAIRHRDDYASIILLDSRYNRSSIQRKLPNWLSKNIHSSPNFGPAIRQLATFFRAKKMCD, from the exons ATGTGTCATTCgaaagaagtaaaatttaaaaccaATTTTCATCACCCGTATACCCCATACGATATCCAACTAGAGTTCATGCGCAGTTTGTACTCTTCCATCAGCGATGGAAAGATTGGGATTTTTGAATCACCAACTGGAACGGGAAAAAGTTTGAGTTTAATCTGTGCTTCACTTACTTGGCTAGACGAACATGGAGGTGTTTTACTTGAggataatgaaaaatctAATGACAATAAATCTAACACATCCTCAAAAATTCCAGATTGGGTTCTAGAGCAAGACttgaaaatacaaaagGATCTAGTAAAAGAAACACATGCACGGCTTGAACAGCGCCTTGAAGAAATTCGAAAGAGGAACCAAAGTCgcaaaaatcaaatgaGCAATAATTCAACTACATACCACAGGGAAACAAAAAGGAGGAACATAAACGCAGAAGCCTCAACCTCAGACAATTGTAATAATTCTAATACTTCGGTTGATCCGATGGACGAATATCTAGTTACAGCAGAATATACGATGCCATCGACTTCTGAACAATCTGaagatttatttaataacgGTTACAGTTCCAAAGTCTCTGAACTATTGCGAAAATTAAGTCCCGATAATGAAAAACCACCTATAGTTCAAAAG ATATATTTTACTTCTCGAACCCACTCTCAATTGCAACAGCTTGTTcaggaaattaaaaagctCAATAATCAAACCTTCTCAACGCCAATACGAGTAGTTTCTTTGGCTTCTCGTAAGAATCTTTGTATTAATAATGAAGTCCGGAAACTTCGACCAACGTCTgctttaaatgaaaaatgcATTGAGCTTCAAG GATCAGCTCACAAGTGTCCCTTTTTACAAGACAACACTCAATTATGGGACTTCCGGGATGAAGCACTTGCTGAAATAATGGATATTGAAGAACTCGTAGAATTGGGCCAGCGTTTAAAGGTCTGCCCTTATTACGGAACGAGGGAAGCAGTGGATTCAGCTCAAATTGTGACCCTACCTTATCCTTTATTGCTACAAGAATCAGCACGAAATGCGCTTAATTTGACTCTTAAAGACAATATATGTATAATTGACGAAGCTCATAACTTGATTGATGCAATCTGTTCCATGCATTCTTCTTCCATCTCGTTTAGACAAGTTTGTATTGCTGAAACTCAATTGCAACAATATTTTCTGCGGTTTGAAAAACGTCTGAATGGTAATAATAGAATGCATATAAAGCAATTGATCAAAGTTGTCTATAACctaaaatctttttttttaaattgtcTAGAAACTAATACGAATTCAAAAGTGATCAATGTCGATTCTTTACTGGTATCAAATGGTGCGGATCAAATTAACTTGCACCATCTGTCTGAATACTTGAATGTTTCAAAACTAGCAAGAAAAGTCGATGGTTATACGAAATATATGCATTCATTGGGGACACAAGAATTGGAGTCTTTGAATGATCTTCGTAGTGAAAGATTTTCAAACGGCAATGGATATGAAGAGGATCCATACACACCGGTCCTAATGCAATTAGAATCTTTCTTACTGAATATCGCCAACCCTGCTCCTGAGGGGAAACTATTTTACGAAAAACAAACGGGGGACAATccatatttaaaatatttgttacTCGATCCATCCAAACATGTCGAGATATTGACCGAACAATGTCGTTCAGTGAATTTAGCTGGTGGCACCATGTCACCGATTGATGACTTTATAacccttttattttcagaTGAACAATCTCGTATACTTCCATTTTCATGTGACCATATAGTTCCTCCTGAAAATATTACAACCATTCTAGTTTCTCAAGGTCCTGCAGGCGTCCCTTTTGAATTTACacataaaagaaaagacgatgagaatttattaaaagatttgGGAAGGACTTTTCAGAACTTCATTTCCATTATCCCAGATGGCGTCGTGGTTTTCTTTCCCagttttgcatttttgcAGCAAGCTGTAAAAGTATGGGAAATGAATGGAATTACAAATCGtttaaatgcaaaaaaaccattatttattgaaagtaAAGATTTTGGCGATAATCCTTTGGATACTTTTGAACACTATAAACAGTCCGTAGATGCAGGCTTGAGTGGAATGTTGTTTAGCGTGATAGGAGGAAGACTTTCAGAAGGAATCAACTTTTCAGATAAACTTGGCCGAGCCGTAATGGTGGTAGGAATGCCGTTCCCTAACTCGCAAGATGTGGAATGGCAAGCCAAGGTCTCATACGTAGAGGAAAAGGCCAAGGAGAAAGGCATAAATGCAAAACAAGCTTCACAggaattttatgaaaatacCTGTATGCGAGCAGTAAATCAAAGTATAGGTCGAGCGATTCGACACCGAGATGATTATGCAAGTATAATTCTTTTGGATTCCAGATATAATCGATCAAGTATACAAAGGAAGTTACCAAACTGGTTAAGCAAAAACATCCATTCTAGCCCTAATTTCGGACCTGCTATACGGCAACTTGCTACTTTTTTCCGGGCTAAAAAGATGTGTGATTAG
- the rpl4101 gene encoding 60S ribosomal protein L41 gives MRDKWRKKRVRRLKRKRRKMRARSK, from the exons ATGCGTGATAAGTGGAGGAAGAAACGCGTGAGACGCCTTAAAcgtaaaagaagaaagatgaGAGCTAGATC taaataa
- the ino80 gene encoding SNF2 family ATP-dependent chromatin remodeller Ino80 — MDPSRETFDGSTRDSYKPPNGAEMMGQSELNTQNRIPYNTSANNRNWQIPLYWQQRGNEFQASPPPPLGYVTPEYGATGTPVNANNASRVDYATTAANVPEEYANDYSSELAYIHNVNDMPHVDGLSNHSPATQPDLFETPAQSDPILFSSYPHAAQARVDPSISKDLYNMVPRPDANTVSPHAARSASSLPVPKEASETPFRDASTDLFDEHAHAAPMHSSISISTLLSDSDRYEPHVSLTENISPVMAPSIDARLSQTILRGLPPAQKLSPNSSQSQITHNRRKHKLPLNATTNNSVVLTPDTSPLLDSDEVVSDDDSNEQQTMMMKFNYLQHLRNKRDEAVHAEKRRLLDIRGSIHDRLVCRYENRYNKLHASEYNHHHDWAVRQAIREEVAAVEAAKIRADEEKKKKEREEQVRLLQESADKDAEMNEASTATSENEDLKDDLSLADLSSKKTANSQATENNNTPSKAKVKAESKVRSKAKSDKSRAKLSSDTNKDSEKNDNNDASLQSAGVASDGESSPETPLTKASKSKKAKASKLANDTSKNANGETKSTPKKSKKKTSKAQQEANSTTAEGKEKLSGDSTETGNSTNKEASTEDTKANATASAPNKKKKTVETLQQQVIKEIARKEIPRVYKIIQQNQYNRSTNARKTSQLCGREARRWQFRTIKNNKDMQTKAKRAMRETMVFWKRNERVERDLRKKAEREALDRAKKEEELRESRRQARKLDFLITQTELYSHFVGRKMDREQDLPSATNTASVSEINFDSDEEEDIRRLAVESAQEAVQKAREHSQLFDANRQQSPNNSSSDMNEGEMNFQNPTLVNAFEVKQPKMLMCKLKEYQLKGLNWLANLYEQGINGILADEMGLGKTVQSISVMAYLAETHNIWGPFLVIAPASTLHNWQQEITRFVPKLKCIPYWGSTKDRKILRKFWCRKNMTYDENSPFHVVVTSYQLVVLDAQYFQSVKWQYMILDEAQAIKSSSSSRWKSLLAFKCRNRLLLTGTPIQNTMQELWALLHFIMPSLFDSHNEFSEWFSKDIESHAQSNTQLNEQQLKRLHMILKPFMLRRVKKNVQSELGEKIEKEVYCDLTQRQKILYQALRRQISIAELLEKAILGGDDTVASIMNLVMQFRKVCNHPDLFEREDVRSPLSLATWSKSIYINREGNFLDVPYNTRNFITFSIPRLLYEQGGILSVPGLNTSRGFETKYLYNLMNIWNPEYTNDSIKSNPEGSPFSWLRFVDESPQTLFQTFQNPVVHYLDEAEASSSLKEEQLCRQEFCYGKDYSNVRKMLLLPKSITKVDVLGSDFKEDSPFYHLTHVLEESDSQLDLTLLDSVLVQRASAPPIDIYCPGSRQFTVLQSRFQRDHLWSHYLYQPLKGEEDLIINNQAVSKLPIPRKPLLPSFGIAKGSYSNVRIPSMLRFIADSGKLSKLDKLLVELKANDHRVLIYFQMTRMIDLMEEYLTFRQYKYLRLDGSSKISQRRDMVTEWQTRPELFVFLLSTRAGGLGINLTAADTVIFYDSDWNPSIDSQAMDRAHRIGQQKQVTVYRFITRGTIEERIVIRAKEKEEVQKVVISGGETRPTKQMDLKGNSREMVSWLLEE, encoded by the coding sequence ATGGATCCTTCCAGAGAAACATTCGATGGCTCAACGAGGGATTCTTACAAGCCTCCAAACGGTGCAGAAATGATGGGACAATCAGAGTTAAACACTCAAAATAGAATTCCATACAATACATCTGCTAATAATCGAAATTGGCAGATTCCATTGTATTGGCAGCAAAGAGGGAATGAGTTTCAGGCATCACCTCCACCTCCATTAGGATATGTTACTCCTGAATATGGCGCTACGGGGACGCCTGTAAATGCAAACAATGCATCAAGAGTAGATTATGCAACCACCGCTGCCAATGTCCCCGAAGAATATGCGAACGATTATTCATCAGAATTGGCGTACATTCACAATGTGAATGACATGCCTCATGTAGATGGTCTTTCTAATCATTCACCGGCTACCCAGCCTGACTTGTTTGAGACTCCGGCGCAGTCAGatccaattcttttttcaagttaTCCGCATGCTGCTCAAGCTAGAGTGGATCCCagtatttcaaaagatttatATAACATGGTACCACGCCCGGATGCGAACACCGTCTCTCCTCATGCTGCACGTTCTGCTTCTTCTTTACCCGTACCTAAAGAAGCTTCTGAAACCCCGTTTCGAGATGCTTCAACAGATTTATTTGATGAACACGCTCATGCCGCTCCTATGCATTCTTCTATTAGCATTTCTACTTTGCTTTCTGACAGTGATAGGTATGAGCCGCATGTTTCTTTGACCGAAAATATTTCTCCTGTAATGGCACCTTCAATTGATGCGCGTCTTTCTCAGACAATTCTCCGAGGCCTTCCTCCTGCTCAGAAATTATCCCCTAATTCCTCTCAATCACAAATAACTCATAATCGCCGAAAGCACAAACTTCCTCTTAATGCCACAACTAATAACTCCGTCGTTCTCACACCTGATACCTCTCCATTACTTGATTCTGATGAAGTAGTCAGTGATGACGATTCTAATGAACAGCAGACtatgatgatgaaatttaattatttacagCATCTCCGAAACAAAAGAGATGAAGCTGTACATGCCGAAAAGAGACGTTTACTAGATATTCGTGGATCTATTCATGATCGACTTGTTTGTAGGTATGAAAATCGATACAACAAGTTGCATGCTTCAGAATACAATCATCATCACGATTGGGCGGTACGACAAGCTATTCGTGAAGAAGTGGCAGCTGTTGAGGCAGCCAAAATTCGTGCTGAtgaagagaagaagaagaaggaaaggGAAGAGCAAGTACGTTTGCTTCAAGAATCAGCGGACAAGGATGCCGAAATGAATGAAGCCTCTACTGCTACTAGTGAAAATGAGGATTTGAAAGACGATTTGTCATTAGCCGATCTTAGCAGTAAGAAAACAGCGAATTCCCAAGCCACTGAAAACAACAATACCCCTTCCAAAGCGAAAGTAAAAGCTGAATCAAAAGTGCGTTCTAAAGCAAAGTCTGATAAATCTCGTGCGAAATTATCTTCAGATACGAATAAGGATTCTGAGAAAAATGACAATAACGACGCTTCTTTGCAGAGCGCTGGAGTAGCCAGTGATGGAGAGTCTTCCCCCGAAACTCCTTTGACGAAAGCTTCTAAATCTAAAAAGGCAAAGGCTAGTAAATTGGCTAATGATACCTCAAAAAATGCTAATGGTGAGACCAAATCCACACCTAAGAAAAGCAAGAAGAAGACGTCTAAGGCACAGCAAGAAGCCAATTCTACTACGGCTGAGGGTAAAGAAAAGCTGTCGGGCGATTCCACTGAAACCGGTAATTCTACTAATAAGGAAGCTTCCACCGAAGACACTAAGGCAAATGCTACTGCTTCGGCACctaataagaaaaagaaaactgtAGAAACCCTTCAACAGCAGGTTATTAAGGAGATTGCTCGTAAAGAAATTCCAAGagtttacaaaattattCAGCAAAATCAGTACAATCGTTCTACAAATGCAAGGAAAACTTCCCAATTGTGTGGCAGGGAAGCTCGTCGTTGGCAGTTTCGTACTatcaaaaataacaaaGATATGCAGACTAAAGCCAAACGAGCTATGCGTGAGACCATGGTATTTTGGAAACGTAATGAACGCGTTGAACGTGATTTACGTAAAAAGGCTGAACGAGAAGCTCTGGATCGGgcaaagaaagaagaagaacttCGAGAAAGCCGCAGACAAGCCCGAAAGCTTGATTTTCTTATCACACAAACTGAATTGTATTCACACTTTGTCGGTCGTAAAATGGATAGGGAGCAAGATTTACCTTCAGCAACTAACACGGCATCTGTAAGTGAGATCAACTTTGATTCTGATGAAGAGGAGGATATTCGAAGGTTGGCTGTCGAAAGCGCCCAGGAAGCTGTTCAGAAGGCTCGCGAACATTCACAACTGTTTGATGCTAATCGACAACAATCTCCGAACAACTCATCTTCAGATATGAATGAAGGTGAAATGAACTTTCAAAATCCAACTTTGGTAAACGCTTTTGAAGTCAAACAACCGAAGATGCTTATgtgtaaattaaaagaatatcaACTCAAGGGATTAAATTGGCTTGCAAACCTCTATGAGCAGGGCATCAATGGCATTTTGGCTGATGAAATGGGACTCGGTAAAACTGTACAATCCATCTCAGTAATGGCTTATCTTGCTGAGACTCACAACATATGGGGACCTTTCCTTGTAATCGCACCTGCTTCTACCTTGCATAATTGGCAGCAAGAAATCACTAGGTTTGTCCCAAAGTTGAAATGTATTCCTTACTGGGGTAGTACGAAAGATCGTAAAATTCTCAGGAAATTCTGGTGCAGGAAAAATATGACATACGATGAAAATTCACCATTTCATGTAGTGGTAACTTCTTATCAACTAGTTGTGCTAGATGCTcaatattttcaatctGTGAAATGGCAGTATATGATTTTAGATGAGGCCCAGGCAATCAAATCATCTTCTAGTTCTCGTTGGAAGAGTTTGTTGGCTTTTAAGTGCAGAAATCGACTTTTATTAACTGGAACACCTATACAAAATACAATGCAAGAATTGTGGGCTTTATTGCATTTTATTATGCCTAGTCTTTTTGACTCCCATAATGAATTTAGTGAATGGTTTTCAAAGGATATAGAAAGTCATGCGCAAAGTAATACACAACTAAACGAACAGCAATTAAAGCGTTTACACATGATCCTTAAGCCTTTCATGCTACGACGTGTCAAGAAAAATGTACAATCTGAATTGGGCgagaaaattgaaaaagaagtttaTTGTGACTTAACTCAACGAcagaaaattttatacCAAGCTTTGCGTCGTCAAATTTCTATTGCAGAGCTGTTggaaaaagcaattttggGCGGCGACGATACTGTCGCCAGCATTATGAACTTAGTAATGCAGTTTAGAAAAGTTTGCAATCATCCTGATTTGTTTGAGCGAGAAGATGTTCGCAGTCCTCTTAGTCTGGCTACTTGGAGTAAAtctatatatattaatagGGAGGGAAACTTTTTAGATGTTCCCTATAATACCAGGAATTTCATTACGTTTTCAATACCTCGGTTATTGTATGAACAAGGTGGAATCTTGAGTGTACCTGGACTTAATACATCTCGAGGCTTTGAGACCAAATATTTGTATAATCTTATGAACATTTGGAACCCAGAGTATACCAATGACTCAATTAAAAGTAACCCGGAAGGATCTCCCTTTTCGTGGTTACGTTTCGTAGATGAAAGTCCCCAAACTTTGTTCCAAACTTTCCAAAATCCTGTTGTACATTATCTTGATGAAGCAGAAGCCTCATCATCTTTAAAGGAGGAGCAATTATGCAGGCAAGAGTTCTGTTATGGAAAAGATTATTCTAACGTGCGTAAAATGCTTTTACTTCCCAAATCAATCACTAAGGTTGACGTTTTGGGCTCcgattttaaagaagataGCCCATTTTACCACTTAACTCATGTATTAGAGGAAAGCGACTCACAACTTGATTTAACTTTGTTGGATTCAGTCTTGGTACAGCGCGCATCTGCTCCTCCAATCGATATATATTGTCCTGGTAGTCGGCAATTTACAGTCCTTCAATCAAGGTTCCAGCGTGATCATCTCTGGAGTCATTACTTATATCAGCCATTGAAGGGAGAAGAAGACTTAATAATCAACAACCAGGCAGTATCCAAATTACCAATTCCACGAAAACCTTTACTTCCTAGTTTCGGAATTGCCAAGGGATCCTATTCTAACGTTCGTATTCCTTCAATGTTGAGGTTTATTGCAGATTCTGGAAAGCTTTCTAAACTTGATAAATTACTAGTTGAACTCAAGGCTAATGATCATAGAGTACTCATATACTTTCAAATGACTAGAATGATTGATTTAATGGAAGAGTATTTAACATTCCGCCAATATAAATATCTTAGATTGGACGGCTCTTCTAAAATTAGTCAACGTCGAGATATGGTTACAGAATGGCAAACACGGCCCGAACTCTTTGTATTTCTACTTTCAACAAGGGCAGGTGGTTTGGGTATTAACTTAACTGCCGCTGATactgttattttttatgattcAGACTGGAATCCTAGTATTGATAGTCAAGCCATGGATCGAGCTCATCGTATCGGTCAGCAAAAACAAGTCACCGTTTACAGATTTATTACTCGTGGAACCATTGAAGAACGGATTGTTATACGTGCTAAAGAAAAGGAGGAAGTACAAAAAGTGGTTATTTCAGGTGGAGAAACTCGGCCAACTAAACAAATGGACCTTAAGGGTAACTCAAGAGAAATGGTTTCATGGCTATTAGAAGAATAA